A region from the Hydra vulgaris chromosome 08, alternate assembly HydraT2T_AEP genome encodes:
- the LOC136082988 gene encoding uncharacterized protein LOC136082988, with product MKLAVKLSKRLNQYLCNNHILQCAVRDTFGMTAGMDDALQTCKDLASSTHQSTVAAELLESESDARGINFRQLPQSVDTRWNSDLDCMASVLHLKSAIISLCANEDIFSSKTISASQWKSIEGAVEILAQLKEATIDTVADSLYLTHDKIDQFIETDGKIGYGVLYAKNLKSCIEKRFPLCHTGNLLSAAANYLNPALKGLHLQLFKKFQTTKEWLASQVKDNVECQPVARVHSADLSSSSKLKRKLNFRLETREPTSELNPILSEICQYEYLTDAKKDFSIFDWWKLHSNTLPELSSLARQILAIPASSTKPE from the coding sequence ATGAAACTTGCAGTCAAATTGTCAAAGCGTCTTAACCAATACTTGTGCAACAATCATATTTTGCAATGTGCAGTTCGAGACACATTTGGAATGACTGCTGGAATGGATGATGCGTTGCAAACATGCAAAGATTTGGCTTCTTCAACTCACCAGTCAACAGTTGCAGCTGAGTTGCTTGAATCAGAATCAGACGCTCGAGGAATCAATTTTAGACAGTTACCCCAATCTGTTGACACAAGATGGAATAGTGATCTGGATTGCATGGCTTCTGTCCTACATCTAAAGAGTGCAATTATCAGCTTATGTGCAAATGaagatattttttcttcaaagaCCATCAGTGCATCACAGTGGAAATCAATCGAGGGAGCAGTAGAAATTTTGGCACAACTTAAAGAAGCTACAATTGACACTGTCGCCGATTCTCTTTATTTAACCCATGACAAAATTGATCAATTTATTGAGACGGATGGAAAAATTGGCTACGGTGTCTTGTAtgcaaaaaacttgaaaagcTGCATTGAGAAAAGATTTCCTCTTTGTCACACTGGAAACTTATTGAGTGCTGCAGCAAACTACTTAAATCCTGCTTTAAAGGGACTTCACTTGCAGctcttcaaaaaatttcaaacaacaaaAGAATGGTTAGCCTCACAGGTTAAGGATAATGTTGAGTGCCAACCTGTTGCCAGAGTCCATTCAGCAGATTTGTCTTCTAGTTCAAAACTGAAGCGCAAGTTAAACTTCAGACTTGAAACACGAGAGCCAACATCTGAACTGAATCCTATTTTGAGCGAAATTTGCCAGTATGAATATCTCACTGATGCCAAAAAAGACTTTTCGATTTTTGATTGGTGGAAATTGCATTCAAATACATTGCCAGAACTCTCTTCATTAGCTAGACAAATTTTAGCCATTCCAGCAAGTTCAACTAAACCAGAGTGA